The Deltaproteobacteria bacterium nucleotide sequence GATTCTTTGCCAAAGAGCCCAAGGCCTCAAAAGTTTTCTGCACAACGAGAGCAAACGTGAGACGCTGCGGATACAGGACGATCTTTTCTCCACGGAGCACGGACACGTCCAGCAGATCGGTGAGCATTGATAGGAGTGAAGAACTGTTGCGCGCGCACATGTCGAGCAGCTGTTGACCTTCGGGTGGTAAGAGGTCACGCCACTCTTCGCGAATGACGTCGAGTGAGCCAATGATCACACCCAGCGGATTGCGTAATTCATGCGAGGTTGTCGAAAGTACACTGTCCCGCATACGATCGGCCAAAGATAAGCGCTCAACGTCGTCATAGGCACTGCGCAGATCGATTTCCATGTCCTGTAATTGCTGTTGCAGGGCGGCATTGGCTTTGGTGAGGTCAGCCGTACGATTGCGGACCTCTTGATCAAGCTCTGCCCGCTGGCGTTGGAGGGCCACTTCACGTTGAGAGCTTTCCAGTGCGAGTGAGGTCTGACCAGCGAGAATGGAGAGGAGTTTCAACTCGTACGGTGCAATGTCCTGTTCGGTACGTTCACCAGCGATTAACGCCATACCATGGACTTCTTGCAAGGTGACCAGTGGAATAAGCAGGATCGATCGCACGCGTGGATGGTAGTGATGGACTCGTTGACTGGCACAAATAGTTGGCCGACTCCGACGGAGAGCAAGGGCAAAGTTCCCTTGTGCAATTTGCAGTTGCGTTTCGTTCTCCAGGTCGGCCTGGAGTCCCGAAGGCACGCAGCGTTCGAGGGTGAACTCATACGTGCGCGGGTCAACGCGGTAGATCGCTGACAAGACATTTGGCAGTAGCGTTTCGACTTCGGCAAGAAAATAGGACAGGAGATCAACCGGTAGCAGATTGACGCTCGATCGCTTTTGTAAGTTCACCCAGAGGGATTCAACTCGATCAAGGTATCTGATCAAAGCCTGGGTTTCCGCTTGCAGTCGGCGTAGCTGAACTTGCGGGTCGGGTGGCGCTGGTATCGCCGCCGAACCACCAATCCTGCTCTCTATGTTTGTGTCGTCATTCCGCATAATCGCCAAAGAGAATGGTCATGAGGTGTGTTACTTCACGTTGCGTCGCGCGCAAAACTTCCGCGAGGTGGCCGGAAGATAGGCGCAACACTTCCCACGATAACGGGACAAAGGGTGGGAAGTGGCAACTGCCACTGAATCCCAAGCCGAGTCCGATACTAATTAAATCCGCACAGTGGACGACATGTTCGTGTAACGTCGGAGACAGCAAATCCGGGACGGACGGGGAATGGTGATAGGCTACTGCCCGTTGGATCGCAGGAGACAACCCCCAGCGATGCACTAAAAAACCTCCGGTTTGCGTATGCGAAAACCCCAGAACTTTTTGCTCTGCCGCTTCAAGGGTCAAGCGCTCTGCAGTTGCCAGCGCGACCACAGTGCGAAACTTGTCTGGTGCATAGTGGTTATGAATCAGCTTACCGATATCGTGTAGTAATCCAGCAACAAAAAATTCTTCAGGACACTCGGCGCCGATCCACGAAGCAAGTTGTCGTGCCGCTGCCGCGGTACCCAAGCAATGCTCCCAGAAGGTATGTATAGATAATGCGCCATGCTGCTCCTGTTGGAACATGTCGATGACGCTCGTGGTCAAGATCAACTGTTTGAGGGCATCGTACCCGACCGTGCGAATCGCCTCGCTTACCGTCGCTACTGGCGTGTTCAAGCTATACAGCGGTGAATTGACAAAATGGAGCAGCCGAGCGGTGATCACCGGATCTTGCCTGATGATCCGTTCAATCTCCCACAGCGAAAAAAAGGGATTATCGATAGTTGAAGAGAGCCGCTGGTACACTTCCGGTAGCGTCGGCAGATCATGAATCCGTTCAACGACCAGTGCCGGTTCTCCTGTCAACAATTCCGGTATCATACCCTAAGTGCCCCTTCGCCTTCTGCCTCTTTCAGTGCAGACAATTTGACTAAGCGCTGGAGTTCCATCACAAACACATGCTGGTCGGCACCGTAGAACCGATCTTCAATGATTGCTGCACATTCTTGCAGCGTGCTACTGGTCGACATTCGCATGTCAATTTCTTGTAAGGTCGGTTCAGCGATCCCTTGCACTTCAACGTCGATCACACCCCAGGTTTGCAGGAGGCTGATGACACGAGTGTCAAGAATCGTTCCGGCATCAGCTAACTGCTGCCGGTAGTCATTAAATACCGGTTTACTCAAAACCATTCCAGGTTTCAGGATAGATGCTGTCACACGTCCCATGGCTGTGCTCGCTATAGGATTTATCGGAAGGGCGCGAGGTTTCTGAAATGAGCACAGCAGCTTTACACACTCTCCACCCGGGAGAGGGCTATATCTGACAATCTTTGGGTCTGTCAAATGGAGGAAAGATAGATATTCGGGTAAAGCTTTTATCGGGCACGGGGAATAATTCATCAAAAATAGAGGTAACTGACTATTTTTTCTTGATTTTTGCCTAAAAAGGCAAAGGGAAACACCAGGAATCGCGATGTTGCTGGCAGCGCTAGAATAAAAGGTTGGCTAGTCAGCGGCAAAGGTGCGAAGGGTGGGATCACCAATGGCTGATTCGACGGTCCAGGGGAGAGTAGCGCGGAAAGGGAGATCACGTACTGGACATTCTAACAGCCGACAGCTTCGACAATGGTGGGAAGTACACGGGTCAAGGTGGACGAGTACCTCTCCCTGTCCACCGAGATGTTCAACTACCCATTCTGAGATTATTGCCTCCGCGGTGTGGCCCTGTTCAAGATTCCAATAGCGCGGAAGGGTCAGATGAAAGTCTATATGATGTTGGGTGCCAGAACTCCATGAGCGGAGGTGATGGAGGTCGATCCACTC carries:
- a CDS encoding GAF domain-containing sensor histidine kinase; this translates as MAIMRNDDTNIESRIGGSAAIPAPPDPQVQLRRLQAETQALIRYLDRVESLWVNLQKRSSVNLLPVDLLSYFLAEVETLLPNVLSAIYRVDPRTYEFTLERCVPSGLQADLENETQLQIAQGNFALALRRSRPTICASQRVHHYHPRVRSILLIPLVTLQEVHGMALIAGERTEQDIAPYELKLLSILAGQTSLALESSQREVALQRQRAELDQEVRNRTADLTKANAALQQQLQDMEIDLRSAYDDVERLSLADRMRDSVLSTTSHELRNPLGVIIGSLDVIREEWRDLLPPEGQQLLDMCARNSSSLLSMLTDLLDVSVLRGEKIVLYPQRLTFALVVQKTFEALGSLAKNHNVKLLNTVAQDMEIYADPGRLQQILTSLVSYAIKNSKRTGAYVLVGAAREGKQVTVGVTDNGIGLSREQQEQLFKPIFEEDGQTTTARKGASLSLALCKVLVDRHGGRIWVEGSPGKGSRIFFSLPTESAVSSSAA
- a CDS encoding HDOD domain-containing protein; the encoded protein is MIPELLTGEPALVVERIHDLPTLPEVYQRLSSTIDNPFFSLWEIERIIRQDPVITARLLHFVNSPLYSLNTPVATVSEAIRTVGYDALKQLILTTSVIDMFQQEQHGALSIHTFWEHCLGTAAAARQLASWIGAECPEEFFVAGLLHDIGKLIHNHYAPDKFRTVVALATAERLTLEAAEQKVLGFSHTQTGGFLVHRWGLSPAIQRAVAYHHSPSVPDLLSPTLHEHVVHCADLISIGLGLGFSGSCHFPPFVPLSWEVLRLSSGHLAEVLRATQREVTHLMTILFGDYAE